The genomic segment CCCATGAGCAAGCCGGTCGCGCTGGCGGTTTTCGCCCACCCGGACGACGCCGAGCTGGCCTGTTTCGGCACCTTCGCCGCCCTGCGCGCGCGGGGCTACGCGTTGTCGGTGCTGTCGCTCACCGACGGCGCCAACAGCGACGTCGAGCAGTCCTACCTCCGTCCGAAGGAAGCCAGGCTGGCCGCCGCGGTGCTCGGCAGCGAGCTCGTCGTCGAGGACTTCGAGGACGGCTCGCTGACCGCCGGGCGGGCGCTGTTCGACCGGATCGAGCAGCACATCCGCCGGCTGCGGCCGTCCATCGTGCTGACCCACTACCCCGGTCCGCGCGAGCACCAGGACCACCAGGTGGTCGGCACGGTGGCGACCACGGTCGCCCACCGGGCCGGGCACGTGGACCTGGTCCTGCAGGGTGAGCCGCCCGGACTGGCCGACTCGTTCGCCCCGCAGTTGTTCACCGACATCACCGCGCACATCGACGTGAAGCTGAAGGCGCTGGCCTGTTACAAGTCCGAAGCGGACAAGGGGTTCATGCACCGCGAGACCGTGCTGGACCGCGCCCGGTGGTGGGCGCGGCAAGCCGGCGCGGTGGAGAACGGCACCCCGCGGTACTACGAGGCGTTCGTGGTGTCCAAGGCGTTGCTGCCCGTGCTCACCGGGGTGTAGCTGAGGATGAGCAGTCCGGTCTCGTGCACCTCGACGCCGTTGAAGGTGAACTTGTACTGCTGGCCGTCGCGGTAGAGCAGCTCGCCGGGGGCGGCCTTGCCGGACAGCACCGGGTGCAGCCACACGCGCAGTTCGTCGAGCAGGCCGTGGTCCAGCATGAGGCGGGTCACCGGGCCGAACCCGTACTGCAGCAGGTTCGCGCCGGACTCCTTCAGCTCCCGGATGCGCTCGACCACGTTCTCGCTGATCACCTCGGTGTTCTGCCACTTCGGGTCGGTCAGCGTGGTCGAGACCACGTACTTCTTCAGCAGGTTCATGCGGGCGGGCGAACCGTCCTCTTCGGTCACCGACGGCCAGACCGCGGCGAAGCCCTCGTAGGTCTCGCGGCCCATGATGACCGCGTCGGCGGCGCGTTGCTGCTGGTCGGCCGCGCGGTTCGCCTCCTCGCCGAAGTAGTCCATGTGCCAGTCCTGCATGTTGCTGATGTCGCCGTCGAGGGTCAGGTATGTGGCGTTCACGATCTTGCCCATGGGAATCGCTCCTGGTTCGGTGTCGTTGTACGTAAGCGTCGAACCGGCATCGAGCAGATCGACACGGCACCCGGAAATTTCCGGGAAGTAACCCGCGTCACAGCTCGTTCGCGCAGACGGGTGACCGGATCAGCCCCGCCACTCCTCCTTTGGGATGAAGCGAAGTGGTTTCATGTTCCACACTGCGTGCTCGCGCGTTCTCTATAGGGAGAGCCGGTGAACAGAACGGAAGGACTCACGGCGATGCCCGACTACCAGGACACCACCCGCGCGAAGATCGTCTTCGGACTGCGCACCTTCGCGGCAGGCCCGGCGCCGCTGCCCGCGGAGCTCTCCTACGACACGAGCGACCCGTACGCGGTGGCCGTCACGTTCCACACCGGACGCGGCAGCGTCCAGTGGATGTGCGCCCGCGACCTGATCGCCGACGGCCTGCTGGCCCCGGCCGGCCTCGGCGACCTGCGGATCAGCCCGGCCAACGACCCCGAGTTCGTGGTCTTCGAGCTGATCACCCCGGACGGCGAGGCCGTGATGGAGGCCCCGTCCGCCGAGCTGGCGGCCTTCCTCGACCGCACCTACGAGAAGATCCCGGCCGGGTCCGAGCACCAGTGGTTCGACTTCGAGCACGAGCTGGGCAAGCTGACCTCGCACAGTTGAGGGCTCGACGCCGGCGAGCCAGGAAGCCCGCACCGAGCCAGGTCCGCGCCCGTCGCGGCAGCCCGGCTGCGGGACACGACACGGCGAGTCGCCAGACCGCCACTCCCCGTCCACTTGGGACGGCAGCCGGGGTCGTGCGCTCCTAAGCCGACCCCCGCGTATAGCGGTGCTTCACCCCGATCGGGAAGTACTCCGGATCACCTGCGTTCCGCAATTCCACCTCCGGCAGTTGCCGCTCGGCGGGAACGTAGTGGGCGAATTCACTGTTCAGCCGCACCAGTTGCGCCCGGATCGACTCCGCCACCACGGCCGGGTCACCCTCGCGGCCGGGGGCCAGTTCCACGGTCACCCGCAGGCGGCGGTCCCGCTGCTCGTCCTCGACGGCTTCGAGCACGAACTTGCCGGTGACCCAGTCGCTGATCCCGGGCTGCTCCAGCCCCACGGTCACGTTCTCCGGGTACACGTTCGCGCCGAAGAACGACACGGTGAACAGCGAGCGGCCGAACACGTAGACGAACGGCAGCGCCTCACCGGCGGGCGGCTCGAAGCCGTGACGTGCGCAGAACGCGAGCAGCTCGTCGTGCGCAA from the Amycolatopsis magusensis genome contains:
- a CDS encoding SsgA family sporulation/cell division regulator: MPDYQDTTRAKIVFGLRTFAAGPAPLPAELSYDTSDPYAVAVTFHTGRGSVQWMCARDLIADGLLAPAGLGDLRISPANDPEFVVFELITPDGEAVMEAPSAELAAFLDRTYEKIPAGSEHQWFDFEHELGKLTSHS
- a CDS encoding dihydrofolate reductase family protein, giving the protein MGKIVNATYLTLDGDISNMQDWHMDYFGEEANRAADQQQRAADAVIMGRETYEGFAAVWPSVTEEDGSPARMNLLKKYVVSTTLTDPKWQNTEVISENVVERIRELKESGANLLQYGFGPVTRLMLDHGLLDELRVWLHPVLSGKAAPGELLYRDGQQYKFTFNGVEVHETGLLILSYTPVSTGSNALDTTNAS
- a CDS encoding PIG-L deacetylase family protein — protein: MSKPVALAVFAHPDDAELACFGTFAALRARGYALSVLSLTDGANSDVEQSYLRPKEARLAAAVLGSELVVEDFEDGSLTAGRALFDRIEQHIRRLRPSIVLTHYPGPREHQDHQVVGTVATTVAHRAGHVDLVLQGEPPGLADSFAPQLFTDITAHIDVKLKALACYKSEADKGFMHRETVLDRARWWARQAGAVENGTPRYYEAFVVSKALLPVLTGV